In Bacillus thuringiensis, the DNA window TTATCTTTGGACTATTAGCCGCTGTTTCTTTTTCATTCTATGTTTTTGCAAGTGGGCGCGTTGCTACAGAAGTTCCGCCTTATACGAAAAGCTTTCTTATGACAACAAGTGCTACTCTTATCGTATGCCTATTCTTCCCGCCAACCTTTTTAACGGATGGTGCCCTGCAAGCGGGTCTTTGGAAATATGCTTTCTTCCTCGGATTGTTCGGTGTTGTCGTACCCGTCATTTGTTTTTCAATTGGCGTACCGAAAGTAGGAACAGGACTTAGTACAATACTAGGAGCAGCTGAATTACCAACGGCCATTATCGCTTCTATTACACTTGTGCATGAAGTCGTAACATTCATGCAGTGGATTGGAATAATCTTTATACTACTTGGGATTTTCACCCCTCAGCTACTTACAGCTAGGAAAGAAAAGAAACATAGTAGCGTGCATAGTGCGTGAAAATAGAAACTTGCATATAAATGTAAATATAGTTACAATGTGGTATAATTTCAAATCTATTTGGAGGTATAAATGACTATTTTAAGCGTAGCCTTTTTTGCCATTATGTGTATCTTCTTCCTAATAAGATATATGAAAGAAAAGAAATTTTACGATTTGCTCCTCATTCCCATTTGCATATATGCTGGGGCAGTCAAAACTCCTTTAGTAGAGTACTTAAACTTTAATACTACATTCAAAATAACATATGATATTGCAGCTATTATTCTCGTAATCCTTGCTGTGCTTTTCTTCTTAAAGGATAAGAAAGAGAATCCTACTGCATAACAAAAAGACCTTTCATGTATTTGAAAGGTCTTTTTGTTTTTCTTTTTCTCTATCTCACTTTACCGCTCCATGTAACTTCTCTACCTCATGCTCAATTTGTTTTACATCGATTCGTTCAAATAGTGGCTGCACACTATCGATTCTATTCGGCAACGTATGTTGAGGTTCCCAATTTCGGTTCCCGATCGATAATGCGTTTCTAACTTTTTCACTTGAAAATGGTAAAAACGGTTCAAGGAGATTTGCAAAATTAGCGATAAGATACACACAGTTATAAATCGTTTCTTCGCATGAAACTGGATCATCTTCTCTTTGTTTCCAAGGCTGCCTCTCATCAAAGTATTTATTTGCAAAACGTACTGCATCAAATATTGTTTCTAGCGCCACCTTAAATTTAGTTTGCTCAATTGCTTCTCCTACATTTTTATATAATCCTTCTACTTTATCTTTCAGCTCTACATCAATACTCCCCTGCGGCACGATACCACCATAATATTTTTCAATAAACTTTAATGTCCGGTTCACAAAGTTTCCGTATGCACCTAACAATTCACTATTATGACTGTAAATGAATTCACGCCATGAAAAATCAGTATCACGATTTTCTGGTGCATTGACTGTCAAAAAGTAACGAATAGCATCTGGATTATAGCGTTCTAATATGTCCGGCACCCATACTGCCCAGTTTTTACTTGTAGATAATTTTCTTTTTTCAACTGTTAAATATTCATTCGAAACGATATGATGAGGAATTGCTCCTTCTCCTATTCCAAGTAATACCGCTGGCCAAATGATGGAATGAAACGGAATATTATCCTTTCCGTGCACATAATATGTTTTCGCTTCTCTATCCCAAAACTCTTGATCATCATTTCCTGTTTCTTCAGCCCAATGTTTACTCGCTGAATAATATCCTGTCACAGCTTCAATCCATACGTAAATTTTCTTATCCTCATACCCTTCTACTGGAATTGGTACCCCAATTGGTAAATCACGTGATACAGCCCTATCTAATAAACCTTCCTTAACATATCTCTCTGTTAGTTGAATCGCATTGTCGCGCCATGTTCCTTCTTGCTTTGCGATTTCTACAGCCGTTTTGATTTGCTCCTGAAATGTATGCAATGCAAAATAAAAATGCTCTGTTTCCTGCACGGACGGTGTACTACCACATAATTTACATTTCTTTTCTAACAAATCGAGTG includes these proteins:
- the metG gene encoding methionine--tRNA ligase — protein: MSIFIGGAWPYANGSLHLGHIASLLPGDILARYYRAKGENVLYVSGSDCNGTPIAIRAKQEGVTAKEIADKYHEEFQRCFRSLGFTYNCYTRTDSEHHHETVQNVFLRLLEEGYIYKKTVEQAYCETCTQFLPDRYVEGICPHCHEAARGDQCDACSAILDPLDLLEKKCKLCGSTPSVQETEHFYFALHTFQEQIKTAVEIAKQEGTWRDNAIQLTERYVKEGLLDRAVSRDLPIGVPIPVEGYEDKKIYVWIEAVTGYYSASKHWAEETGNDDQEFWDREAKTYYVHGKDNIPFHSIIWPAVLLGIGEGAIPHHIVSNEYLTVEKRKLSTSKNWAVWVPDILERYNPDAIRYFLTVNAPENRDTDFSWREFIYSHNSELLGAYGNFVNRTLKFIEKYYGGIVPQGSIDVELKDKVEGLYKNVGEAIEQTKFKVALETIFDAVRFANKYFDERQPWKQREDDPVSCEETIYNCVYLIANFANLLEPFLPFSSEKVRNALSIGNRNWEPQHTLPNRIDSVQPLFERIDVKQIEHEVEKLHGAVK